A window of Blautia argi genomic DNA:
ATGATGAGGAAAACCTGCACAAATGGTTTTCTGACAACTACAATGTAGAAGTACATGCTTATGTGAAGAACGGAAAATACTGTGTGGTAAACAACACTTATGAACCGCAGGATACCACGGTTTATAAAGGAGATGGAAGCAGCTTTGACCTGCATCTGGAAGCGAATGAAATTAAGTGGTATGAAATTTAAGACTTAGTAAGACAGAGGCTGTCGCATGAATGGATACGGAGGATATTCCGGATTCCTGTTTCATGCGGCAGCCTTTTTACAGGATGGCTGTGCTTTTCCGGTACTCGTTGGGGGAAATGCCCACAATTTTTTTAAAGGTCTGAGAAAAATAGGACTGGGAGGAAAACCCGGTGATTTCTCCGATTTTTGCTACCGGATAATTGGTGGATTCCAGCAGATACCGGGCTTCCTCCAACCTTCTTCCTATGAGATAATTAATAGGAGAGACCCCCTTATAGTTTTTAAAGGCATGCACCAGATAATATTTGTTAATATGTACCAGAGAACTGAGAAATTCCAGCGTAATATCCTCTGCATAATGCTCGTTGATATACTGTTCCACCAGCTTGCATTCCCGTGTGGTTTTCTGCTGAGGCGCGTTTAAAATTTCCTGTCTGGTACTTCGGGCAAGCAAGAGGAGAATCAGCTCCAGAAGATTCTGGCATACAGCCGTGTAATTTAAAGGCTGTGTCTGCACCTCTCTTAGCAGGGTGTCCAGATAACTCTTCATTTCCAGTTGCTCCGGGGAGAGGGAGAACAGGCTGTAGTCATAGGGCGTTCCTTTTTTTGTATGGCCGAACTGTACTCCCTCAATTCCCAGGGCAATGTATTCCCAGGGATTTTCCCGGTTGCCAAGCTCTGTGTGTGGGACATTGGGATTGATAAAAATCAGATCATTTTTTTGAACCGGTATTTTTTTACTTCCAATCTGGAAGAAACCATTGCCACGGGTGACAAAGAAAAGCTCAGAAAAAGAGTGGGCATGCTCCAGACTGTGCCAATCCTTGTCAGAAGTCGCGCAGGTAACATATAAAAGCTGGGCTTCCGGGCGCACAAGGCTGTGGAAGTCCAGAGAATATCGTTGATTGCTCATAATTCAGAAACATTCCTTTTCTTTTTGATAGTTGTATTATACTGTTTTCCGCGAGGAGATACAAGGAATTTTCCAAAAGGCATAGGAAGGGATCGTATTTTCCTATGGCCGCAGATAGGCTCGCATGGCCTTTAAGGCATGTTTTTCCAGACGGCTGACCTGGGCCTGGGAGATACCGATTTCCTGTGCCACCTCCATTTGTGTCCGTCCTTCATAAAAGCGCATTTCAATGATTTTCTTTTCCCTCTCGTCCAGGCGTTTTAAGGCTTCTCTTAAAGACAGATCCTCCACCCAGTTTTCCTCCTTATTTTTTTTATCGCTGATCTGATCCATGACATACAGCGTGTCCCCACCCTCGGTGTAGACTGGTTCGTATAGACTTACCGGACTTTGAATAGCGTCCAGAGCATAGACAATTTCCTCCTTTTCCATACCGATTTCTTCGGCAATTTCTGTAATGGTAGGCTCTTTCTGGTGTTGTTTTATATAGTTTTCTCTGGCGTATATAGCTTTATATGCGGTATCCCGCAGGGAACGGCTGACCCGGATAGAATTATTGTCCCGGAGATAGCGCCGGATTTCACCTATAATCATGGGAACTGCGTAGGTGGAAAACTTTACATTTAAGGTAGTATCAAAGTTGTCAATGGCTTTGATAAGTCCTACGCAGCCAATCTGAAATAAATCGTCTACATTTTCGCTGCTGCCTGAAAAGCGCTTGATCACACTTAAAACCAGCCGCAGATTTCCCTTAATGTACCGTTCTCTCGCTTCCATGTCACCTGTTTTAATACGCGTAAACAACTGTTCCTTTTCCTCATTGGTGAGAATGGGAAGGCGTGAGGTATTGACGCCGCAGATTTCCACTTTGTTGAGTGCCATAGCAAGAATCCTCCAATTCTGTAATTTCAGTGTCTATTAGGAAGGATTCTCACGGAAAGGAAACAATATACCAAAGCCGGGAAAATTTCATAAAGTTTTAGTCCTTGACAAAAAGAAACAGACTTGTGTATCAGGAAAACCCATGGTATGATTTTCGGTAAAGTTCCGCATTATAGTTTTCGCCATTCTTAAGTATGTGGTATAATGCAGCCAGAAGCATTCTTGCCAGCGGTTATCCGGCAAGCCGGACAGCCCACTCATTTCCCCGTGACTTGTAGTATACCGAGTTCCCTATAAGAGGAATTATAAAGAAAAAATAAACTCAGAAAAACGTTTTCATAACGTTTTGTGCCTGAGCGAAGCGAAAGGAATGGATATATATGAAAATTTTAATTATAGAGGACGATAAAGGGCTGCGTACCGGTATTTCGTTTTCTCTTGCTCAGGAGGGATACGAGGTGTTGGAGGCAGGGACAGCAAAGGAGGGCCTGCGGCTCTTTGAAAAAGAGGGTCCAGGGGCAGTTTTAATGGATTTAAATTTGCCGGATATGGACGGACTTTTGTTGTGTCAGAGGATTCGGGAAGGAGCAAGAACTCCAGTGCTTATGGTAACCGCAAGGGATATGGAAACAGATGAACTTCTGGGGCTGGAAAGCGGTGCAGATGATTATATTACAAAACCTTTTTCCATAGCAGTTTTAAAGCTTCGTCTGAAAAAACTGTTAGAAAGAGAGGTGAAAGGGGAAAGCAGGGAAAATCGTATGGCTTCCGGGAATTTGTGTATGGATCTGAAGATGATGAAGGTGCTGGTGGACAGGGAGGAACTGGAGTGCAGCATGACAGAATTTAAGCTTTTAAAGTTCTTTTTGGAAAACAGGGGACAGGTGCTGACCCAGAATCAGATTCTGGAGGCAGTCTGGGATTTGAGAGGACGGTATGTCAATGCAAATACTTTACAGGTAAATGTTGGGCGGCTGCGGAAAAAGCTGGAGGCAGCAGGGTGTACTGCCCAGGTGAAAACCATACACGGTATTGGATATCTGTGGGAGGAAGCGTGATGCAGACAGCCATGACAATCCTCTGCCTGTCTGTGGCAGGGGTTGGACTTTGCCTGGGGGTAGGAAGTTTTTTGTATTACCGCCGTCAGCTTCGCCTTTTTTCAAATATTTTAAATACTTTTGAAAAGACGGGAGAACTGGTAGAAGGAGAAAATCGGGAAACCATGGAATCCAAGCTGCTCAGCCGTCTGTGCCGCGTTCTGAAGCGTAGCAGACAAAAGGAAGAGCAGACAGGAAAAGAAAGGCAGGAAATGGCAGAGCTTTTATCCAATCTCTCTCATCAGTTAAAGACACCTCTTGCCAATATTTTGCTGAATACAGAAATTTTAAAAGAGGGAAGGCTCAGTCAGGAAGAGGAAAAACAGTTTCTTCTGAGAAATCAGGAGCAGGCAGAGAAAATGCAGTGGCTGATGAAAACTCTGGTAAAGGCGTCCAGGCTTGAGCAGGGAATTCTGGTTTTTGACATTTTTCCTGCGTCCCTTGTGGAAACTCTTGCAAGGAGTATCAGTTCGGTATATGCCCTTGCAAGAGAAAAACAGATTTCCATAGAAACCCAGGGACTGAAGGAGTGTGTGTGCTGCCATAATCCCAAATGGACAGCAGAGGCCATTGGAAATCTTCTGGAAAATGCGGTAAAGTACAGTCCGGCAGGCAGTAAGATTTCTATCGAAACAGAGGTTATGGAATTATATGCAAATGTGAAAATCACAGATGAGGGTCCCGGAATCCCCAAAGAGGAATACAACCGGATTTTCAGACGGTTCTACAGAGGAGAGCAGGCAGAGCAGCAAGAGGGCAGCGGTCTGGGGCTATATCTGGCACAGGTGATTCTGCAAAGGGAAAAGGGATATATCACGGTTTCAAAAGGAAGAGATGGAGGCGCCTGTTTTTCGGTGTTTCTGCTTCTGAAGGAATAGAAAAAACCATGTAAAGAGAAGTTCTGACAATTTTGTCAGGACTTTTTTCGCAGCTGTCAGAGGTATGTCAGATTTCTTTTGTAAACTGAGTGTAAAGAGAGAAGAAAGGAAGCTGACATATGGAAATATTAAAAACAGAAAATCTGAAAAAATATTATGGAAAAGGTGTAAATCGGGTAAAGGCCCTGGACGGCGTAAGTTTAACTGTAGAAGAAGGAGAATTTGTGGCAGTTGTAGGTACCTCCGGCAGCGGTAAGAGTACCCTCTTACATATGCTGGGTGGGCTGGACTATCCCACAGACGGAAAGGTTTTTGTAGGTGGAAAGGATATTTTCTCCCTGAATGAAACCCAGCTTACGATTTTCAGGAGGCGCAACATTGGGTTTGTCTTTCAGAATTATAATCTGGTGCCGGTGCTGAATGTGTACGAAAACATTGTGTTGCCCATGGAACTGGACGGAGAAGAGCCGGATAAAGAGTATGTAGACGAAATTATCCGTACCCTGGGAATGGAAGACAAGCGGTATAGTCTGCCCAATCAGCTTTCCGGCGGACAGCAGCAAAGAGTTGCCATTGCCAGAGCCCTGGCCTCAAAGCCCAGTATTTTACTGGCAGATGAACCGACCGGAAATCTGGATTCCCGGACTTCTCAGGAGGTTTTGGGGCTTTTGAAGCTGACCAATTCCCGGTTTTCCCAGACCATTGTCATGATTACCCACTCTGAAGCGCTGGCACAGCTATGCGACCGGATTATTCATATCGAGGACGGCAAACTTATGAAGTCCGGAGGTGAGCAGTGATGAAAAATAACAATCAAAAGGTTATAAAAAAACTATCTCAAAGAACCATGAAACAAAGTCGTATGCGAAACTTTTTTGCAGTTGCGGCAATCTGTCTGACTACCCTTTTGTTTACCGCTGTTTTTTCCATGGGCTTTGGCATGATGCAAATGATACAGGAGCAGACCATGCGGGAGGTAGGGGGAAAATTTCATGCAGGGTTAAAGGGCGTCACCATGGAACAGTATGAAAAGATATCCAAAGATGCAGAAGTGGCTTCGTCCTCTTATAACATTCTTTTGGGGCAGGCAGATAATCTGAAAAAAAGACAGGCAGAGATTCGTATGCCGGGCAGCCTGGAAGAAATCGAAGGAGCGTTTGTGAATCTGGAGGAGGGGACGTATCCGAAACAGGAAACAGACGTGGTGATGGATACCATCACCTTAAAGGAACTGAAAATTAATCCCCGTATCGGAGCCACTGTGCATTTGGAATATACCTTTATGGGAGAAAAAATCCAGGACGATTTCACTCTCTGCGGCTGGTATCAGGGAGATGAAATTTCCCATGCAAGCCAGGTGTATATTTCAGAAGCATACTGGAATCAGGTCAAAGGAAATTATACAGAAACAGATTTTCAGAAGAATTATGAGAATACCGGGAATATTCAGGGGCTGGTAAACGGAAATCTGTACTTTAAAAATTCTAAAAATATTGAGGATAAAGTAGTAGCAGCCATTGAGCATGCAGGCTACACACCGGAGAGTGATGCGGACAACAAAGAATCTGAGAGTCCGGTTATCCGTTATGGCGTCAACTGGGCGTATATGTCTTCCAGAGCGGAAAGTCTGGATATGGAAACTGTGGTGCTTTTTGTTGCAGCTTTTTTTGTGATTCTGATTAGCGGATATCTGATTATCTATAATATTTTTCAGCTTTCCATTCTGCGGGAGATTCGGTTTTACGGATTACTGAAAACCATTGGAACCACGAAAAAGCAGCTACAGAAGCTGGTGTACAGACAGGTCTGGAAATTGTGTGGTGTGGGAATTCCTATAGGCGCAGTTTTGGGATATCTGGGAGGACAGTTCCTGGTTCCCATACTGGCAAAAGGCGGGACATATGCAGGAGAAAGCGGCTTTTATTTTAATTTCTGGATTTTGATTTTCGGTGGCGTGTTTTCTTTGGCGACTGTAATGATAAGCTGCAGGAAACCGGCAAAAATCGCCGGGAATGTATCTCCCATTGAGGCAGTGCGTTACACAGAAGGGACTCTGAAAAGGAAAAGAAGTAAAAAATCAAAAAAAGGCGCCAAAATTGCCAGAATGGCTTTTTCCAATCTGGGAAGAAACAAGAAAAAAACCGTCCTTGTAATTTTATCCATTTCCCTGAGCGTGATTTTGCTGGAAATTGTGATGACAGCAGTGGGTAGTTTTCGCATTGATGAATATCTGGAAGAACGGATTTATGGGGATTATATGATTGGAAATGCCAATTGGACCGTTGCTGCGCCAAGAGAATTGGATTTCCGGATAGACGAGGCATATGCACAGGGCGCCGATACCTGGCAGGGCGTTTCTGGAAAATCGGAATTATGGACATTGAATTCCGAGCATATTCTATCTGAAAAAGGGCAGAAGCAGTTTCAAAAGTTGGATAAAGAGGGAAAATTAGAAGAGGGTTTGTATTATAAAGCCAGGGCAGAAGACCGGGAAAAAATGGGAAGAGGAGAATTGGCTTTAGATGAAAGGCGCTATGCTTATTCCGAAGATATGCTGGAAAATTTGAAGCCGGTTAAAGGGGAGATTGATGCAGAGAAATTCAGAAGCGGGAAATATGTACTCCTGGAGCAGATGACTTTTTTGGAAAACGCAGAAGTTGGGGACAGTTGTTATGAACCGGGAGATAAAATTATATTGCAAACGCCCACGAAAGACACAGAACAGGAAATGGTATATGATGAAAACCAGGAACTCATAGGTACCTTTCTCACGAATCTGGAAAAAAAGGAATACGAAGTTATGGCAGTGGTGGAAAATATTCCTACCAGCATGAACATACACTTTTTTTCAACAAACAGCATTACAACCATTCTTCCTTTAGAAGAAATCAAACAAAGCCCGGAAGCGACCATGTTTGCCAAATCCTATACCGTAGAGCCGGAGTTTGCAGAGAGCTTTGAGGCGTATCTGAAGGATTATACAGAGGAGGAAAATCCCTCCATGGGCTATCTGTCAAAGAACAGTGTAAGGGAAGAATTTTCCGGTATGATAGAGGGCGTTTCTGCTGTGGGATATGGTTTGTGCGTTGTGATTGCCATAATCGGAATTTTGAATTTTGCTAATTCTATGCTGACCGGAATTCTGGCAAGAAAGCAGGAATTGGCAGTGATGCAAAGTATTGGCATGACAAAGGAGCAGATACGAACCATGCTCTTATGGGAAAGTGGGTACTATCTGGGGATTTCAGGAATCATCAGTGTAATTGTCGGCAGCATTGGGGCATCTTTTCTTGTGGGAGCATTAAATGATGTGATTATGTGCTTTGCTTATCGTTATACAGCCGTGCCGTTTTTCCTTATGCTTCCGGTATTCGCATTGGTGGCAGCTGCGATTTCTCTTATTGCCTATGGACAGACACAGAAGAAGAGCGTGGTGGAGAGAATGAGGGAAACGCAGTAAAGATTTCTTCCTTCTTGATAAACGTATTTGGGAAAGCTATACTATAGCGAACAATGGAACCATAGAAAACAGCAGATTTTAGGTGTCCTTCAGGGATTTTATCGAGGAGATGATTATATTGAATGCCGGAAGAATCCGGGATATCAGATTTATGTCAGAATATGGTGTTTCTCTCTGACGTTGAGAAAATGGCTCCTGTATCTGATGAATTTTGGGAGAAAATTGTGGGGGAGATTGAAATATTTCTTCTTCTATTCTTGGCGGGATTGTTTCGCAGTGCAGTTTCGCCGAGAATTGCCTTAAAAATAAGGAAATTTAAAAATTTTGAAGCTTTTGAAAAAAATTTGAAAAAAGGTGTTGACAAATCATGCATTTCCAGTATATAATAGCAAAGCAGTCAGCGATGAGGCTGACACAGAACGGGATCTTAGCTCAGCTGGGAGAGCATCTGCCTTACAAGCAGAGGGTCATAGGTTCGAGCCCTATAGGTCCCATTCTTTTGCCAAAAGGCAGAGGAACAGATATGGCGAGATAGCTCAGTTGGCTAGAGCATACGGTTCATACCCGTAGTGTCGAGGGTTCGAATCCCCCTCTCGCTATTTGTCGAAAGACATAAAATAAAATGGGATCTTAGCTCAGCTGGGAGAGCATCTGCCTTACAAGCAGAGGGTCATAGGTTCGAGCCCTATAGGTCCCATTCTTTTGCCAAAAAACAGAAAAACAGATATGGCGAGATAGCTCAGTTGGCTAGAGCATACGGTTCATACCCGTAGTGTCGAGGGTTCGAATCCCCCTCTCGCTACTATAGAAAATCCTTCTTTGCATAGTGGAAATTGTGTGGAGAGGGATTTTGTTTTGCGGGAAAATCCCTTTTTCCGTTTTATAATGTACAAAAAAACTCAAATGAAAGAGCAGGGAGAAATCCAGGAGAAGCAAAAGCGTATAAACCGCCGCATTGCTTCAAAAGGGTGTCCCTGCTCTTTTTTTACAGTTTTTTTGTTTTGGCGATGCAGGCTCGCACAGCGTCCATAACAGCGCTTCGCATGCCTTCTTTTTCCAGCACGTTAATTCCTTCAATAGTGGTTCCGGCAGGGGAGCAGACCATGTCCTTTAATTCACCGGGGTGTTTGCCTGTTTCCAAGACCATTTTGGCACTTCCTAAAACAGCCTGAGCCGCAAATTCATAGGCTTGCTTTCTTGGCATACCCTCTGCTACAGCGCCGTCAGCCAGAGCCTCAATAAATAAAAATACGAAGGCAGGGGAGCTTCCGCTGACAGACCCTACAATGTCGAGAATAGGCTCTGTCACCACGTCAGCCCGTCCAAAGGAGCGAAGCAGGGTCAGCACCTGCTGAATTTCTTCTTTGGAAACCAGTTCGTTAGGGCAGACTCCGGTAATACCTTCTCCTACCATAGCAGGTGTGTTTGGCATAGTACGGAGAATTTTTTTATCTGCACCGAATTGTTCCTGCAGCCAGTCCAGTTTTTTTCCTGCAATAACAGAAACCAACACCTGCTCCGTAGAGAGGAAATCTCGGATTTCTATTGCTGTATCAGCACAAAACTGGGGTTTTACACACAGAAACAGATAGTCCGCTTCTTTTGCCACAGACAGATTATCTGTAGAACAGGAAATGCCCAGGGCTTCTGTCACTCTTTTGGCAGAGGATTCCGATTTTGTGGAGGCAAAAATATCTTCTCTCTTTACAAGTCCTTTTTCCAGGATACCGGAAATAATAGCAGACGCCATATTGCCGCAGCCAATAAAACCTAATTTCATAACAAATTATCCTTTCTGTTTTTATCTTTATTTTAGCACAGGTTTTCCTGCCGGAGAAGAGTTCAGCATGGATTTTTGGAGAAATCCTGTGGCATCTGTGGATTTCACCGGGTTTTATCTGTACAAAAAGGCGGAAATAGACTAAAATAAAGGACAGAGCCAAAAAGAACGGCACAAAAGAGAAAAGGAGTCAATGGTATGATTAGCAAAGAAATTTTTACAGTATATCACTGCAAAGCATGTAATAAAATTGAGGTGAGCCAGTACATTACAAAGGAACAGATGGAGGAACTGGGGCTTACGGAAGAGGAATTAAAGCCCATCTGCCCGTTTACCGGAAGTTCAGACCTGGAGGAGCTGGGACAACTGGCGGAAAATGAACTGCGTCATTTTGCCTATACAGATGTGGAGGGGGTAAAAAAATATCTGAAGGAAAAAGAAAATCAGGCGCCAAAGCTGTAGCATATGTCACGGGCTTTCCCTTCCTATCATAAAATAAAGTGTGGAGAAGGCTGCCGCACTATGCAGCCTTTTGAGATTTTAGAATTGAGGGGAGAGCATCATGAAAAAGAAAGTGAGCATGCTTTTTGCAATGCTTTTGTGTCTGGGCATGGGGTTTACAGGCTGCAAAGCTCAGCAGGGAGAAAGGCAGGAAAAAACAGAGGAGCTTACCAAAGTGACCTTAAACGAGGTGGCACACTCCATTTTTTATGCGCCGCAGTATGTGGCAATCGAAGAGGGATATTTTGTAAATGAGGGAATTAAGCTGGAGCTGGTTACAGGATTTGGAGCAGATAAGGTGATGTCTGCTCTTTTATCCGGTGATGCAGATATTGGTTTTATGGGGTCAGAGGCAACGGTTTATGCCTATCAGCAGGGGGCTCAGGATAAGGTGCTGAACTTTGCCCAGCTTACGCAGAGAGCCGGGAATTTTGTGG
This region includes:
- the sigG gene encoding RNA polymerase sporulation sigma factor SigG — its product is MALNKVEICGVNTSRLPILTNEEKEQLFTRIKTGDMEARERYIKGNLRLVLSVIKRFSGSSENVDDLFQIGCVGLIKAIDNFDTTLNVKFSTYAVPMIIGEIRRYLRDNNSIRVSRSLRDTAYKAIYARENYIKQHQKEPTITEIAEEIGMEKEEIVYALDAIQSPVSLYEPVYTEGGDTLYVMDQISDKKNKEENWVEDLSLREALKRLDEREKKIIEMRFYEGRTQMEVAQEIGISQAQVSRLEKHALKAMRAYLRP
- the proC gene encoding pyrroline-5-carboxylate reductase, which translates into the protein MKLGFIGCGNMASAIISGILEKGLVKREDIFASTKSESSAKRVTEALGISCSTDNLSVAKEADYLFLCVKPQFCADTAIEIRDFLSTEQVLVSVIAGKKLDWLQEQFGADKKILRTMPNTPAMVGEGITGVCPNELVSKEEIQQVLTLLRSFGRADVVTEPILDIVGSVSGSSPAFVFLFIEALADGAVAEGMPRKQAYEFAAQAVLGSAKMVLETGKHPGELKDMVCSPAGTTIEGINVLEKEGMRSAVMDAVRACIAKTKKL
- a CDS encoding ABC transporter ATP-binding protein, whose protein sequence is MEILKTENLKKYYGKGVNRVKALDGVSLTVEEGEFVAVVGTSGSGKSTLLHMLGGLDYPTDGKVFVGGKDIFSLNETQLTIFRRRNIGFVFQNYNLVPVLNVYENIVLPMELDGEEPDKEYVDEIIRTLGMEDKRYSLPNQLSGGQQQRVAIARALASKPSILLADEPTGNLDSRTSQEVLGLLKLTNSRFSQTIVMITHSEALAQLCDRIIHIEDGKLMKSGGEQ
- a CDS encoding response regulator transcription factor, which codes for MKILIIEDDKGLRTGISFSLAQEGYEVLEAGTAKEGLRLFEKEGPGAVLMDLNLPDMDGLLLCQRIREGARTPVLMVTARDMETDELLGLESGADDYITKPFSIAVLKLRLKKLLEREVKGESRENRMASGNLCMDLKMMKVLVDREELECSMTEFKLLKFFLENRGQVLTQNQILEAVWDLRGRYVNANTLQVNVGRLRKKLEAAGCTAQVKTIHGIGYLWEEA
- a CDS encoding toxin PIN, producing the protein MISKEIFTVYHCKACNKIEVSQYITKEQMEELGLTEEELKPICPFTGSSDLEELGQLAENELRHFAYTDVEGVKKYLKEKENQAPKL
- a CDS encoding ABC transporter permease, whose amino-acid sequence is MKNNNQKVIKKLSQRTMKQSRMRNFFAVAAICLTTLLFTAVFSMGFGMMQMIQEQTMREVGGKFHAGLKGVTMEQYEKISKDAEVASSSYNILLGQADNLKKRQAEIRMPGSLEEIEGAFVNLEEGTYPKQETDVVMDTITLKELKINPRIGATVHLEYTFMGEKIQDDFTLCGWYQGDEISHASQVYISEAYWNQVKGNYTETDFQKNYENTGNIQGLVNGNLYFKNSKNIEDKVVAAIEHAGYTPESDADNKESESPVIRYGVNWAYMSSRAESLDMETVVLFVAAFFVILISGYLIIYNIFQLSILREIRFYGLLKTIGTTKKQLQKLVYRQVWKLCGVGIPIGAVLGYLGGQFLVPILAKGGTYAGESGFYFNFWILIFGGVFSLATVMISCRKPAKIAGNVSPIEAVRYTEGTLKRKRSKKSKKGAKIARMAFSNLGRNKKKTVLVILSISLSVILLEIVMTAVGSFRIDEYLEERIYGDYMIGNANWTVAAPRELDFRIDEAYAQGADTWQGVSGKSELWTLNSEHILSEKGQKQFQKLDKEGKLEEGLYYKARAEDREKMGRGELALDERRYAYSEDMLENLKPVKGEIDAEKFRSGKYVLLEQMTFLENAEVGDSCYEPGDKIILQTPTKDTEQEMVYDENQELIGTFLTNLEKKEYEVMAVVENIPTSMNIHFFSTNSITTILPLEEIKQSPEATMFAKSYTVEPEFAESFEAYLKDYTEEENPSMGYLSKNSVREEFSGMIEGVSAVGYGLCVVIAIIGILNFANSMLTGILARKQELAVMQSIGMTKEQIRTMLLWESGYYLGISGIISVIVGSIGASFLVGALNDVIMCFAYRYTAVPFFLMLPVFALVAAAISLIAYGQTQKKSVVERMRETQ
- a CDS encoding sensor histidine kinase is translated as MQTAMTILCLSVAGVGLCLGVGSFLYYRRQLRLFSNILNTFEKTGELVEGENRETMESKLLSRLCRVLKRSRQKEEQTGKERQEMAELLSNLSHQLKTPLANILLNTEILKEGRLSQEEEKQFLLRNQEQAEKMQWLMKTLVKASRLEQGILVFDIFPASLVETLARSISSVYALAREKQISIETQGLKECVCCHNPKWTAEAIGNLLENAVKYSPAGSKISIETEVMELYANVKITDEGPGIPKEEYNRIFRRFYRGEQAEQQEGSGLGLYLAQVILQREKGYITVSKGRDGGACFSVFLLLKE
- a CDS encoding AraC family transcriptional regulator, producing the protein MSNQRYSLDFHSLVRPEAQLLYVTCATSDKDWHSLEHAHSFSELFFVTRGNGFFQIGSKKIPVQKNDLIFINPNVPHTELGNRENPWEYIALGIEGVQFGHTKKGTPYDYSLFSLSPEQLEMKSYLDTLLREVQTQPLNYTAVCQNLLELILLLLARSTRQEILNAPQQKTTRECKLVEQYINEHYAEDITLEFLSSLVHINKYYLVHAFKNYKGVSPINYLIGRRLEEARYLLESTNYPVAKIGEITGFSSQSYFSQTFKKIVGISPNEYRKSTAIL